One genomic window of Coffea eugenioides isolate CCC68of chromosome 1, Ceug_1.0, whole genome shotgun sequence includes the following:
- the LOC113748610 gene encoding tyrosine decarboxylase 1 isoform X1 — protein sequence MEGELKPMNAEQLRECGHRMVDFIADYYKDIENFPVLSQVQPGYLRQLLPGSAPVHPDTLEDVLDDMQRKILPGVTHWQSPNFFAYYPSNSSVAGFLGEMLSAGINMVGFSWITSPAATELEMIVLDWLAKALNLPDDFLSTGRGGGVIQGTASEAVLVVLLAARDKVLRKIGKDAIGKLVVYSSDQTHSALQKACQIAGIHPDNCRVLKTDSSTDYALSPESLSEAITHDLAIGLVPFFLCATVGSTSSTAVDPLLALGKITKSNGIWFHVDAAYAGSSCVCPELRHYIDGVEEADSFNMNAHKWFLTNFDCSILWVKDRSALIQSLSTNPEFLKNNASEKNVVVDYKDWQIPLGRRFRSLKLWMVLRLYGLENLQAYIRNHIKLARDFEELVAQDSRFEIVAPRKFSLVCFRLLSPQSDEDCANKLNRDLLDAANSTGKIYISHTVLSNKYTLRFAVGAPLTEERHVVDAWKVLQVEASNLLRTL from the exons AT GGAGGGGGAGTTGAAGCCAATGAATGCGGAGCAATTGAGAGAATGCGGTCACCGGATGGTTGATTTCATAGCTGATTACTACAAGGACATTGAGAATTTCCCTGTTCTCAGCCAAGTCCAG CCCGGATATCTGCGTCAGCTTTTGCCAGGGTCTGCGCCGGTTCATCCTGATACTCTGGAAGATGTTCTCGATG atATGCAGCGGAAGATATTACCAGGGGTAACCCATTGGCAAAGCCCAAATTTCTTCGCATACTATCCCTCTAATAGCAGTGTTGCAGGATTTTTAGGAGAAATGCTCAGTGCTGGGATCAATATggtaggctttagttggataaCCTCTCCTGCAGCGACAGAACTAGAGATGATAGTTCTGGACTGGCTTGCCAAAGCGCTAAATCTGCCTGATGATTTCCTCTCAACGG GTCGAGGTGGTGGAGTGATACAAGGCACAGCAAGTGAAGCTGTACTAGTTGTCCTTTTAGCTGCTCGTGATAAAGTTCTGAGAAAGATTGGAAAAGATGCCATTGGAAAGCTTGTAGTTTATTCTTCTGATCAAACTCATTCAGCTTTACAAAAAGCTTGCCAG ATAGCAGGAATTCATCCAGATAATTGTAGAGTGCTGAAAACGGACTCTTCAACTGATTATGCTCTCTCTCCGGAGTCACTTAGTGAAGCGATCACACATGATCTGGCAATTGGTTTAGTCCCTTTCTTCTTGTGTGCCACT GTTGGTAGTACATCATCAACAGCTGTAGATCCATTGCTGGCATTAGGGAAGATTACAAAG AGTAATGGAATTTGGTTTCATGTGGATGCTGCCTACGCTGGCAGCTCATGTGTTTGTCCAGAACTACGCCACTACATTGATGGCGTTGAGGAAGCTGACTCATTCAATATGAATGCACATAAGTGGTTTTTGACTAACTTTGATTGCTCAATACTTTGGGTTAAG GACCGAAGTGCTCTAATTCAATCGCTCTCAACGAACCCTGAGTTTCTCAAAAATAAT GCTTCTGAAAAGAACGTGGTTGTGGACTACAAAGATTGGCAAATTCCTCTTGGGCGCAGGTTCAG GTCACTGAAGTTATGGATGGTATTAAGACTCTATGGGTTGGAGAATCTACAAGCATACATAAGAAACCACATCAAATTGGCTAGGGATTTTGAAGAACTTGTTGCTCAAGATTCGAGATTTGAG ATTGTAGCCCCGAGGAAATTCTCTCTGGTTTGCTTCCGTCTTCTGAGTCCTCAAAGTGATGAAGATTGTGCTAACAAGTTGAACCGTGACCTATTGGATGCTGCAAACTCGACTGGAAAGATCTATATTTCTCACACA GTTTTGTCAAACAAATACACATTGCGCTTCGCAGTTGGAGCTCCACTGACAGAAGAAAGACATGTAGTTGATGCTTGGAAGGTTCTGCAAGTTGAAGCTTCTAATCTGCTAAGAACCCTGTAG
- the LOC113748610 gene encoding tyrosine decarboxylase 1 isoform X2 — MEGELKPMNAEQLRECGHRMVDFIADYYKDIENFPVLSQVQPGYLRQLLPGSAPVHPDTLEDVLDGFLGEMLSAGINMVGFSWITSPAATELEMIVLDWLAKALNLPDDFLSTGRGGGVIQGTASEAVLVVLLAARDKVLRKIGKDAIGKLVVYSSDQTHSALQKACQIAGIHPDNCRVLKTDSSTDYALSPESLSEAITHDLAIGLVPFFLCATVGSTSSTAVDPLLALGKITKSNGIWFHVDAAYAGSSCVCPELRHYIDGVEEADSFNMNAHKWFLTNFDCSILWVKDRSALIQSLSTNPEFLKNNASEKNVVVDYKDWQIPLGRRFRSLKLWMVLRLYGLENLQAYIRNHIKLARDFEELVAQDSRFEIVAPRKFSLVCFRLLSPQSDEDCANKLNRDLLDAANSTGKIYISHTVLSNKYTLRFAVGAPLTEERHVVDAWKVLQVEASNLLRTL, encoded by the exons AT GGAGGGGGAGTTGAAGCCAATGAATGCGGAGCAATTGAGAGAATGCGGTCACCGGATGGTTGATTTCATAGCTGATTACTACAAGGACATTGAGAATTTCCCTGTTCTCAGCCAAGTCCAG CCCGGATATCTGCGTCAGCTTTTGCCAGGGTCTGCGCCGGTTCATCCTGATACTCTGGAAGATGTTCTCGATG GATTTTTAGGAGAAATGCTCAGTGCTGGGATCAATATggtaggctttagttggataaCCTCTCCTGCAGCGACAGAACTAGAGATGATAGTTCTGGACTGGCTTGCCAAAGCGCTAAATCTGCCTGATGATTTCCTCTCAACGG GTCGAGGTGGTGGAGTGATACAAGGCACAGCAAGTGAAGCTGTACTAGTTGTCCTTTTAGCTGCTCGTGATAAAGTTCTGAGAAAGATTGGAAAAGATGCCATTGGAAAGCTTGTAGTTTATTCTTCTGATCAAACTCATTCAGCTTTACAAAAAGCTTGCCAG ATAGCAGGAATTCATCCAGATAATTGTAGAGTGCTGAAAACGGACTCTTCAACTGATTATGCTCTCTCTCCGGAGTCACTTAGTGAAGCGATCACACATGATCTGGCAATTGGTTTAGTCCCTTTCTTCTTGTGTGCCACT GTTGGTAGTACATCATCAACAGCTGTAGATCCATTGCTGGCATTAGGGAAGATTACAAAG AGTAATGGAATTTGGTTTCATGTGGATGCTGCCTACGCTGGCAGCTCATGTGTTTGTCCAGAACTACGCCACTACATTGATGGCGTTGAGGAAGCTGACTCATTCAATATGAATGCACATAAGTGGTTTTTGACTAACTTTGATTGCTCAATACTTTGGGTTAAG GACCGAAGTGCTCTAATTCAATCGCTCTCAACGAACCCTGAGTTTCTCAAAAATAAT GCTTCTGAAAAGAACGTGGTTGTGGACTACAAAGATTGGCAAATTCCTCTTGGGCGCAGGTTCAG GTCACTGAAGTTATGGATGGTATTAAGACTCTATGGGTTGGAGAATCTACAAGCATACATAAGAAACCACATCAAATTGGCTAGGGATTTTGAAGAACTTGTTGCTCAAGATTCGAGATTTGAG ATTGTAGCCCCGAGGAAATTCTCTCTGGTTTGCTTCCGTCTTCTGAGTCCTCAAAGTGATGAAGATTGTGCTAACAAGTTGAACCGTGACCTATTGGATGCTGCAAACTCGACTGGAAAGATCTATATTTCTCACACA GTTTTGTCAAACAAATACACATTGCGCTTCGCAGTTGGAGCTCCACTGACAGAAGAAAGACATGTAGTTGATGCTTGGAAGGTTCTGCAAGTTGAAGCTTCTAATCTGCTAAGAACCCTGTAG
- the LOC113776506 gene encoding WD repeat-containing protein 70 has product MEDESEIYDGIRAQFPLKFGKQTKSPTPPEQIHSSTRRTSATDDKVSSSSSSSAAGTSKSSNDKSVPSLSSSSKAWLQSLKNPNPNPNWDGTPEVDPIRSSSQQADVVIGPPRPPPHQVDSEDVMIGPPRPLTANEEEEDDNDDDDGPLIGPPRPPPGSVDSDSKDDEEGEDQYRIPLSNEIVLKGHTKIAAAVAVDHSGSRVLSGSYDYTVRMYDFQGMNANLQSFRQLEPFEGHQVRSLSWSPTSDRFLCVTGSAQAKIYDRDGLTLGEFVKGDMYIRDLKNTKGHISGLTCGQWHPKTKETILTSSEDGSLRIWDVNDFKSQKQVIKPKLSRPGRVPVTTCAWDREGKCIAGGIGDGSIQIWNIKPGWGSRPDIHVPHGHSDEITGINFSSDGRILLSRSFDGSLKVWDLRHVKEPLRVFDDLPNHYAQTNIAFSPDEQLFLTGTSVERDSTTGGLLCFYDRVKLELVSRVGISPTCSVVQCAWHPRLNQVFATAGDKHQGGTHILYDPTISQRGALVCVARAPRKKSVDDFQIEPVIHNPHALPLFRDQPSRKRQREKILKDPLKSHKPELPITGPGHGGRVGSTKGSLLTQYLLKQGGLIKETWMEEDPREAILKYADVAEKDPKFIAPAYAQTQPAPVFAKSDSEEEDK; this is encoded by the exons ATGGAAGACGAATCGGAGATATACGATGGAATTAGAGCTCAATTTCCTCTAAAGTTTGGTAAACAAACCAAATCCCCTACCCCTCCCGAGCAAATTCACAGCTCCACCCGCCGTACTTCCGCCACCGATGACAAGGTTTCGTCATCATCGTCGTCCTCAGCAGCAGGCACAAGCAAAAGCAGCAATGATAAGTCCGTCCCTTCGCTCTCTTCGTCCTCCAAGGCCTGGCTCCAATCCCTtaaaaaccctaaccctaaccctaaTTGGGATGGTACTCCCGAGGTAGACCCAATCAGGAGCAGCAGTCAGCAAGCTGATGTCGTAATTGGACCGCCACGCCCACCTCCCCACCAGGTGGATTCAGAGGATGTCATGATTGGGCCGCCACGTCCGCTGACAGCCAACGAAGAGGAGGAGGACGACAACGACGACGATGATGGGCCGTTGATTGGCCCTCCCAGACCACCGCCTGGTTCAGTGGACTCGGACTCAAAGGATGACGAAGAGGGAGAGGATCAGTATCGGATACCTTTGAGTAATGAGATTGTCTTGAAGGGTCATACCAAG ATTGCTGCTGCTGTTGCTGTGGACCATTCAGGGTCCCGAGTTCTGTCTGGTAGTTATGATTACACGGTCCGCATGTATGACTTCCAGGGAATGAATGCAAACTTGCAGTCTTTTAGACAGCTGGAACCATTTGAAGGTCATCAAGTTCGTAGTTTGAGTTGGAGTCCTACATCCGATCGGTTTCTTTGTGTGACCGGATCAGCTCAGGCTAAG ATTTATGATCGTGATGGACTTACTCTGGGAGAGTTTGTGAAGGGGGACATGTATATACGTGATCTTAAAAATACTAAAGGCCACATATCTGGATTGACATGTGGGCAGTGGCACCCTAAAACTAAGGAGACAATCTTAACGTCTTCTGAGGATGGCTCACTGAGGATATGGGATGTGAATGACTTTAAAAGCCAGAAACAG GTTATTAAACCAAAACTTTCTAGGCCAGGAAGAGTGCCTGTTACCACTTGTGCTTGGGATCGTGAAGGAAAATGCATTGCAGGTGGTATTGGAGATGGTTCTATACAG ATATGGAATATCAAGCCTGGATGGGGAAGCAGGCCTGACATACATGTTCCTCATGGTCATTCAGACGAGATCACTGGCATTAATTTTTCCAGTGATGGAAGAATATTGTTGTCAAGAAGCTTTGATGGATCACTGAAG GTGTGGGATTTACGTCATGTGAAAGAACCTCTTCGAGTGTTTGATGATCTGCCAAACCATTATGCTCAGACAAATATTGCGTTTAGCCCTGATGAGCAGCTCTTCTTGACTGGAACATCAGTTGAAAGAGATAGCACAACTGGAGGCTTGCTATGCTTTTATGATCGAGTGAAACTAGAATTGGTGTCAAGAGTTggaatatctcctacttgtagTGTTGTCCAATGTGCTTGGCACCCAAGGCTGAATCAG GTTTTTGCCACAGCAGGTGATAAACACCAAGGTGGAACTCACATACTTTATGATCCAACTATTAGTCAAAGAGGAGCTCTTGTTTGTGTTGCACGTGCCCCGAGGAAAAAGTCTGTTGATGATTTTCAGATTGAACCTGTGATTCATAATCCTCATGCACTTCCCCTCTTTAGAGATCAGCCAAGCCGTAAGCGTCAGCGTGAGAAAATATTGAAGGACCCACTTAAGTCTCATAAGCCTGAACTTCCAATAACAGGGCCTGGTCATGGTGGAAGGGTTGGTTCAACCAAGGGAAGCCTGCTGACGCAATACCTTCTTAAG CAAGGTGGCTTGATTAAGGAGACATGGATGGAGGAAGATCCAAGAGAAGCTATACTGAAGTATGCTGATGTTGCTGAGAAAGATCCGAAATTCATTGCTCCAGCATATGCACAAACACAGCCTGCACCAGTCTTCGCAAAATCTGACTCTGAGGAGGAAGACAAGTAA
- the LOC113776498 gene encoding uncharacterized protein LOC113776498: METKEEDGGCQEEWPTSPMRALEDAVRVAGEALQGVYSCKLSLPPLSPGGLVHRRTRSEILTSFQKRSNSFQRLKSHMQRALRWGSNSGEQSLSPPFNPEILANQKRQWCQVKSKSLDYKRYKEPTSLFEHFIIAGLHPDTNLEVVEDAFSKRRKWELEMEKSDILDFRMMQNRGPPVPTLEPQIIYAYPPGKGLPLRSKELAAFCFPSGVKAHLLKRTPSFTDLNKLVYGQEHLSRDDLSFIFSLKVADNATLYGVCLHVQEVVQRAPAICGGLSPLSQSSVGCSRFLVAAPRCYCLLTRVPFFELHYEMLNSVIAQGRLNRITRFVTELSLADYAPSASKSPYVNENSESPHYVTAGDWTATAIPVDHAVALTAAAAGIISDDEIPSSSSRWESFSTESVAASDASDHSQAKELDKDGGKSLERFDVDGSEGSDNHLDFEERTHMVYENSPTSDVGTCNGTRNRNVEHLESPESSFSSGRSIASDDDSDILFSNDTSLGEEMTPEWTKGNKNDLLQIVCNYHCRPLPPRGSEMVFQPLEHLQAIQYRRPPVSSLGINDELLDLQMHDIKEGVDVNLKLDAAEEAGALSIWTTATICRILSLENILALITAVLLEKQVVVVCPNLGILSAVVLSLIPIIRPFQWQSLFLPILPDKMLDFLDAPVPFIVGVQHKPVNLKTRTSSLVHVNVVKDQVKMCNLPVLPRHKELISKLEPVHARLSGEDSIAQRHPVYKCNEVQAEVAAQFLAVMRHYLESLCSDLRSYSITNVQSNNDRVSILLKDSFIDSFQSCDRPFIKQFVDTQLFSVLSDSRL, translated from the exons ATGGAGACTAAAGAAGAAGATGGTGGTTGTCAAGAGGAGTGGCCAACATCACCAATGCGGGCATTGGAGGATGCAGTGAGAGTTGCAGGGGAGGCATTGCAGGGTGTTTACTCTTGCAAATTAAGTCTACCGCCTCTGAGTCCAGGAGGGCTGGTGCATAGACGCACTCGTAGTGAAATATTAACTTCATTTCAGAAGCGAAGCAACAGTTTCCAGAGGTTGAAGTCTCATATGCAAAGAGCTCTGCGATGGGGAAGCAATTCGGGTGAGCAAAGCCTTTCTCCACCGTTCAACCCTGAGATTTTGGCTAATCAGAAACGACAATGGTGTCAGGTCAAATCGAAAAGCTTG GATTATAAGAGATATAAGGAGCCAACTTCACTTTTTGAACACTTTATTATTGCGGGTCTTCATCCAGATACTAATCTTGAAGTTGTTGAGGATGCATTTTCCAAAAGGAGGAAATGGGAGTTAGAAATGGAAAAATCTGATATTCTTGATTTTAGAATGATGCAGAACAGGGGACCACCAGTTCCTACGTTGGAGCCTCAG ATAATTTACGCTTACCCTCCTGGAAAGGGATTACCTTTGCGCTCTAAAGAATTGGCTGCTTTCTGCTTCCCAAGTGGCGTGAAG GCACATCTACTCAAGAGAACCCCATCTTTCACTGATCTCAATAAACTTGTCTATGGACAG GAGCACTTAAGCAGAGATGACTTGTCGTTTATATTCTCGCTCAAA GTGGCTGACAATGCAACACTCTATGGTGTTTGCTTACATGTCCAAGAAGTTGTTCAAAGAGCACCTGCTATATGTGGTGGTCTATCGCCCCTTTCCCAATCATCTGTAGGTTGTAGTCGATTTTTGGTTGCTGCACCTCGCTGTTATTGTCTTCTAACTAGAGTTCCATTCTTTGAGCTACATTATGAGATGTTAAACAG TGTCATTGCGCAGGGGCGTTTAAATCGAATTACTCGTTTTGTTACTGAATTATCTCTTGCTGATTATGCACCTTCAGCATCAAAATCCCCTTAtgtgaatgaaaatagtgagTCTCCTCATTATGTGACTGCTGGAGATTGGACAGCAACTGCAATACCCGTTGACCATGCAGTTGCTCTCACTGCTGCTGCAGCTGGGATTATATCAGATGATGAGATACCTTCATCATCATCAAGGTGGGAAAGTTTTTCTACTGAAAGTGTTGCTGCTAGTGATGCATCCGATCATAGTCAAGCAAAGGAGTTGGACAAAGATGGTGGAAAAAGTTTGGAGCGTTTTGATGTTGATGGCTCTGAGGGCTCTGATAACCACCTTGATTTTGAGGAGAGGACCCATATGGTTTATGAAAATAGCCCAACTTCAGACGTTGGGACTTGTAATGGAACAAGGAACCGAAATGTGGAGCATCTAGAAAGTCCTGAGTCTTCATTCAG TTCAGGGAGAAGCATAGCATCAGACGATGATAGTGACATTCTTTTTAGCAATGACACATCTCTTGGAGAGGAGATGACACCAGAATGGACTAAG GGAAACAAGAATGATTTGTTACAGATAGTCTGTAATTACCATTGTAGGCCTCTTCCACCCCGAGGAAGTGAAATGGTTTTTCAACCACTTGAGCACCTACAGGCGATTCAGTATAGGAGACCTCCTGTTTCATCACTTGGAATTAATGATGAGCTTTTGGATCTACAAATGCATGATATAAAGGAAGGTGTTGAT GTCAATTTAAAATTAGATGCTGCTGAGGAAGCTGGTGCTTTATCAATATGGACAACTGCAACTATTTGCCGAATTCTTTCCCTAGAAAAT ATTTTGGCTCTAATTACTGCAGTGCTACTGGAGAAACAAGTTGTGGTGGTCTGCCCCAATTTG GGTATTCTTTCTGCTGTAGTGCTGTCACTCATTCCCATCATTCGTCCTTTTCAATGGCAAAGTTTATTCCTTCCA ATCCTACCAGACAAGATGCTTGACTTTCTGGATGCACCTGTTCCTTTCATT GTTGGTGTCCAACATAAACCGGTCAATTTGAAGACAAGAACTTCGAGTCTTGTGCATGTTAATGTGGTTAAAGATCAG GTTAAAATGTGTAACTTGCCTGTTCTTCCTCGACATAAGGAGCTTATTTCTAAACTTGAGCCAGTTCATGCTAGATTGTCTGGTGAAGATTCTATAGCTCAAAGACATCCAGTTTACAAGTGTAATGAAGTGCAG GCTGAAGTTGCAGCACAGTTTTTAGCAGTCATGAGACACTACTTAGAGTCTCTCTGCTCAGATTTGAGGTCCTATTCAATAACTAATGTACAATCAAACAATGACAGG GTTTCAATTCTTCTGAAAGATAGTTTTATTGATTCCTTTCAAAGTTGTGACCGACCATTTATTAAG CAATTTGTAGATACACAACTGTTCTCTGTTTTGTCGGACTCCCGCTTGTGA